The window CTTGGCGCAAGATACGGATAGAGTGCCGTCGATCCCAGCACCTCGCGGATCTTGGCCATGATGCGGGTATGCACATCGCCGCCGGCACCCAGCCATAAGGTATCTACCTTACCGCGCGAGCTTTTGACATAGACCGCTTTGTGGCGGGTGTCAACCTCCTCAATCTTCCACAGCTTGCCGGCGAGGGTGAAGCAATAGCCGGGCGGCGGCACCGTCGTAATTGAGCCGATTTCCTCGGTACCGTTGTACACCACATGCTCTTCATCGTCCTTGAACACCGCGTAGAAACGGAAGTTGTTCACGATCTTCTCCCCGGCCAGACCAATCAGCACCGTGCCTTCCTCCATCGTTTCGATATGGCCCATGCCGATCATATATTCCATAAAGGTATCATAGTCAGCAGGATCAATTCCCTTGAAGGAGGGCAGGCTCAGTACTGCTTCCTTCAGATCCTCCGGCTCGGCTTCGCCCATGCTCTTCAGAATGCTCATCGTCTGATGATACAGCAGCCCTACCGGAAGCTGCCGCACATTCAGCGGCTCCACCCATTTCTCGCGCACGTAGAGCTCGATGACCGCGATCGCCCGCAGCAGGGTCCACGGCATCCGCGCCGGAAGCTGCGCTTCCTCGTCCTCTTCCTCCGGCGTGACGAAGATCATCTCCGAGGCGGCATCGCCGCGCCGCCCGGAGCGTCCCAGCCGCTGGACGAAGCTCGCGCAGCTGTAGGGCGCCCCTAGCTGGAGCACGCGCTCCAGCTCGCCAAGGTCAATGCCCAGCTCCAGCGTAAGCGTCGCTGCAGCCACCGCCGGACCGGGACCCTGCCGGAGCGCGGCTTCCGTCTCTTCGCGCAGCATCGCGGAGATGCTCCCGTGATGCACATGGAACACATCCCGCTCGCCGCGCTTCGCGGCCATCCGCCGCATCTCCAGGATGGTCTCCTCCGCATCCGTGCGGCTGTTGGTGAAGACCAGCGCCTTCTTCAGATGCGTATGGTCATAGATGAACCCATAGTAAGCCTGGCGTGCCCGTTCCAGATGCTCGGCCTGCACCTCGTCCCGCGCATCCGGGAACGAGAAATGCTCGACGCTGAGGCGGAGCTTGCGTCCCCCTTGCGGCGCCGAGACCTCCACGCTCTCCCGCGTTCCGGCGGCCAGCCATTCCGTCACGGAGGCGTAATCGCTAAGCGTGGCGGAGAGACCGATCCGGCGCGGATGGCAGCCGGCCATCCGCGAGATCCGCGCCAGCTGGCTGAGCACCTGAATGCCGCGGTCCGCGCCCATAAACGCATGCACTTCATCGACAATGATGAAGCGCAGATCATGGAACAAGGCCGGAATGGCATTCGGCCTGTTCATCAGCAGACCTTCCAGCGACTCCGGGGTAATCTGGAGGACGCCGGAAGGCTTCTGCATCAGCTTCATCTTATCCGCCTGCGGCACGTCGCCATGCCAGTGCCAGACCGGGATGTTGCCTTCGCGCAGCAAATCATTTAACCGTGTGAATTGATCATTAATCAGCGCTTTGAGCGGCGCAATATAGAGGATTCCCACGGAGCCGGACGGACGCTCGTACAGCTCGGTCAGCGCCGGAAAAAATGCCGCCTCCGTCTTTCCGGAAGCCGTGCCGGAGGCAATCAGAAGATGATGCGGCGTATCGAACAGCACGCGGCAGGCATCTACCTGCGCCTCCCGCAGTGTCTCCCAGCGGTTCTTATAGATGAATTCTTTAATGAAAGGAGCCAGCCTGTAGAACGGATTGTCACTCATAGGTCAAACTCCGCGAGCAGCCCGTCCAGCTCATTATCTTCTGCAGCGGCCGGTTTAGAAGTGCGTTCGCCTACCAGCTTCTCGAAGGAAATCTCCGGGTGCTGGCTGAGCGTATGCAGCAGGTCCATGAAGTCGCGCACTACTTCACGCGGGGTCAGCAGCTCATCTGCACCGAGTCTGCCGACAGCCTCCTCCATGAAATACACCAGCTGTTCCTGTGTCAGCCTGGCCTCATAACCGTAATGCAGGGCATGAATATCCCGCAGCTTCTGCAGGAGCACCAGGATCTCTTCATGCGAGAGCATCTCCAGCGCAATGATCGGGCCGGTGAAGTTGTTCAGTCCGGCTGCGCCGTACCGCCCGGCAACAAGCCGGGAACGAAGCGCTTCGTAGCTGAACAGGCCGCGGCGACCGTCCTCAACGAATTGCGGGGTGCCCCCGATGAAGATGCCTAGGCGCTCGGCCTTGCCCTGCATGGTGTCATTGAACATGGTCAGCAGCTTCTCATAGTTACTCTGCCGGGAGATGCTGTTCGTAATCTTGTAGAGGTTCACACCTTCATCAATGAACAGCAGCAGCCCCTTATAACCGATCGCACCGGTGAATTCTGCCCAAAGCTTCATATAATCGTACCAGTTGTCATCGTCGATAATAACGCCTACACCCAGCGCCTTCCGCGCCTCCGTACGGGTGGCGAACTCGCCGCGCAGCCAGCGCAGCGCATCCTGCTTAAGCTCATCCTCTCCAAGCTTATGCCCGTTCCAATACGCAGCCAGCACCTTGGCAAAATCAAAGCCGTGCACCAGCCCCCGCATCTCGGAAGCTACGGTATAGATCCGCTGCTCCACTTCTTCCCCGAGCTTAGGAGAGTCCGGCAAATAACCGTTCTCCTTCATCACTGCCTGCTGGAGGGTAACAATCCATTTCTGCAGCATGATCTCCAGTGCGCCGCCATCGGGACGTGTGCGTGTCGATAGATGGCTCATCAGCTCCCGATAGGTGCCCAGGCCCTGCCCCTTGGTTCCGACCAGCCGGCGTTCCGGCGACAGATCGGCATCGGCGACTACAAAGTCCCGGTCCATCGCATAGTTGCGGATAATCTGCAGCAGGAAGCTTTTTCCGCTGCCGAATTTACCAGTGATCAGCTTGAAAGCGGAGCCTCCCTCAGCAATATTGTCCATATCTCTGAGTATCGCTTCCACTTCCGGCCGGCGGCCGACTGCAATATGCTCCAGCCCGATTCGCGGCACCACCCCTGCGGTCAGCGAGTTAACCAGCGCCGTTGTCATGCGTTTTGGTATTTTCAATTCATTCATTCCGGAATTCACCTCATTAAATAGTGCAGCATAGGTATCCATTCGTCAGCCACTCGCTCTCCGTCGATCAGCAAATCGCCGAGATGGTTCATTGCAAGCTCATTGATTTCATCAAACAGCAGCTCCGGCATCGTTCCTGCGTCGGCTGCCAATTTGTTCACCGTAAGGAGCCCATCCTCCTCAGCCAGCGCTAGCACCGCTTCACGCTGCAATGGAGTCAGCTCCGCATTAAACTGCTCCCATTCCGGATGGTCCCCGGCTTCTGTGTGCGCCATCACGGTTTCCATGTCATCCGCCACTGCCTCCGGTTCATCCGGTTCTAAGCCAGTAACTTGTTCCGCAGGTATGATCGCCTGCTGTTCAATAATATCCGGCTCATCGTTCTCATTGTTATTTTCCGGCTCCGCCGTATCCTCCACCGTAAGCAGCGTACGGACCACCTCGGAATCGTTCTGCAGTTGCTCCAGCTTCCGCTGATCAATGACAACTGCGGGCCCCTTCGCTTCCTGCTCGGCTTTGCGGAACTCCCGCTGCAGATACTTGCCGATCAGCTCGTCCATATCCGCATCGACCTTGATATCCTTCAGCCGTCCGCGATAGCCCATCAGCTCTCGCAGCTTATTCTCGGTCAGACGGAACAGGCGGGTGATCAGGCTGCGCAGCGGCGGTGATTTGCTGATCCTTACCACGGGTACAAGCACTGAATAACCGTAGAGTGAAATGTCATACACTGCACTGCGGAACAAATAACGCTCTCTCATCACCGCCGGACCCGGCGGGAACATTTCTACTAAATTAGATCCGTGTTTACGGGCGACATAAGCATCGATTAAAGCCACAACCAGAGGGATGTATCGTTCTGCAGCTTCTTTACCCTCACCCATATAGAACTTGGACTTGCTGATATCATAGTCAGACATCACCGTTAAGACTTCGAAGGTCAGCTGCTCCGGGGCAGCTGTCAGGCAGCGCATTAATTCAATCTCTGCCAGATCACCGGCAAGTCCGCGGGAACGGGCGACGATGCCCGACAGCGGAACCTCCAGCTTATGGACAAAAGCGAAGTCAGCCATCCAGCCGCCGAGATATTGATCCAGCCGTTTGTACTGATCCCTGTACGCTTCCCATATCAGACCCAGCTGACGGTAACCGTCCTGCGGATCTGTCCAGCCCACCCCGTTGATCAGCTCATACACATGCAGAAAGATATAGGAAAGATCCGTCTTCGGATACCTACCCTGCCTCACCTCATCCCGCCAGAAGAAATACCACCTGCTCTGCGCTCCGGTCATATGCCCGTAGGTCGGCCAATAGCTCTTAAAGGGGACAAACAGCGCCGCCGGCCCCTTTTCTCCGGCCAATTCCCTGGCACGTGCAACAAATTGGCTTTCTGTTGTCGTCACCGGTTCAGGCTTCTCGTCCATATCCCATAGCTGAATCTGCACCGCATCCTCTGAACTTTTTTTGGGTTTAGCGGCGGTAGGAATGGGCATCCCCGATTTCACTTCACTACGCGGAGGGATCGGAACATTCTGCTCCGTGCTTTCCCAGACCAGTTCCGTGAAATGCGGCTGGTTCCTGTCACTTGTCATCTTCATCACTCCAATTCACTTACGGCAGACATGATTTCTTCCAGATCTTATGAAAAAACGGTCCTGTTCACATGGTGTGAAGGAACCGTTCTGTTCGCGAATTATCCGAGCCTCTTGTACAATTCACTATTCATATTAGCACTGTTGCCGGAATGACATCAAGTAGCAGATGGACAAGTTTATGCTCTTAGTCGAGCTCGATCCCTTTGGTCTCTTTTCCCAGCAGTAGTACCGCAAGCGCACCAATGACAATCGTTACGAAAAACAGCAGGAATATCGAGCTGATGCCGACCGATTTCCCTACGAGCACACCTACCAGCAGTGGTGCCAGAATCCCGCCGATCCGGCCAAAGGAGGTGGCCAGCCCCGCACCCGTGGAGCGGATTGCTGTCGGATACAGTTCAGGAGTGTAGGCATACATGCCGCCCCATGCGCCGAGATTGAAGAATGATAGGCAGATCCCGGCAGCCATGAGCATGCCTTCGGTTGTCGCATTCCCGAACCAGGCGGCACTTCCTGCAGTCAGTAGTAAATAAATAACAAGCACAAACTTACGCCCGAACTTCTCTATGAAATACGCGGCTGTGAAGTAACCGGGCAGCTGAGCGAGCGTCATGATGAGCACATATTCGAAGCTCTTGACGAGGCTGAATCCTTTCAGCACCATCACCGTAGGCAGCCACAGGAACATTCCATAGTAAGAGAAGACCACGGTGAACCAAAGAATCCACAGCATAATCGTCGAACGGCGGTACTCCGGTGACCAGACAGTAGCAATCCGCTTACCCAGCGGTACCGGTGCTTTTTTCTTCATTTCCGCAAACCGCGGTGAATCCTCGATGGCACGGCGTAAATAAAGAGCGTATAACGCCGGAACGGCCCCTATGGCAAAAGCTACTCGCCAGCCGTAATCCGGAATGACGAAATAGGCGATTAAGGCCGCAGCGATCCAGCCCACCGCCCAAAAGCTCTCCAGAAGGACGACAGCCCTTCCTCTTTCCGCTGCAGGCATGCTCTCGGATACCAGCGTTGAGGCAACAGGTAATTCTCCGCCCAGGCCGAACCCGGCAATAAACCGCAGTACACACAGTATGGCAAAGCCCGCCGCAAAAGCCGATAAGCCGCTCGCCAGGGAGAAGATCAGCAGCGTCCATAGCAGCACTGATTTGCGGCCGAAACGGTCGGCCAGAATGCCAGCCGCCGCAGCACCGGCAGCCATCCCTAGAGAATTTATACTGGTTAAGAGTCCGATCTTCTCCGGACCCAGCTCCCACTCTTTAGCCAGCGCGGCAACGACAAACGAGATCATCCCGACATCCATGGCGTCGAACATCCAGCTTAAACCAGCGCTCAGCAGCAGCTTGCGCCTCTTCGGATCGCGCAGCAGCGTCATTTGATTCATCCTCAAGCACCTCTTTCTAACTCCGACTATTCTACCTGGAACGATTTGTTACTCCTACACATTTTAATTTTGCAATGATTAAAAATCAAGGAATAACGCAGCATTAAAGTATTGCCTAGCCAGTGATTGAAAATAACAGGTCTGCACGGAAATCGCCGCAATCATCAGCATGTTCTGTACGGCATCCTTTTGCGACCGTGTGAGATGTGTAAGCCTGTCCATTCTTTTCTCCAGAAATCCACTGATGGTTCTGTCCGTTTTCCAGGAATATTCCTTATGGGCACTCCGTTCAGCAATCCCCTGCGCCTGCAGAGCCGGACTTGTCTTGAGGTCTTCAAACAGCTCGGCATACCCGTAGTACAGTTCCGCTGGTTCAACCAGATCATCATCATCACGTTCGGGCTTCAGGAACAGGATGCGGAAGAGCTGGCGGATGCTCTCGAAATCAAGCACTGCTTTGAGGTCATCTATTATAAACAGAAGCGCGGCCTGATTCACAGAATATTTCTTCCCTTCCCGCGGTGAACCTAAATATTCTTTGAAATCGCGTTTCACCCAGTTCTGCATAGCGGTAACAGATAGTGTGGAATACTCAATCAGATGTCCCAGGGCAGCGATATCTGCAAGTGAAAGGCCTTTGACTCTGGTACCTTTAATAATTTTCTGCAGGATCGGCGGGATATCCGTAGATAAAAAAGCAGGCAGGGACAACCCCTTCTGCACCTCTTCCTGATGGAATTTGGTCCAGGCTTCCTGCAATATACGCAGCGGCTTCCGATCACCATTTTCGGTCAGGGACAGCAGCAGACCCGACATTTCTTTGCGGCTCAAAGTAAAAGCTTCCATAGATGGCACCCCTTCGCCATTTGATTTTTCGTTTAAAAGTTCGTACAATAAGTTCATATGAACTCATAAAATGAGTATAACCTATTTTAAAGACGAGAGGGATGGTAAAGATTTTATGGGTATAGGACTTAGTTTGACGTTGGTGGCTATTTTGATTATCTTAACCGCTTTTTTTGTAGCTACGGAATTTGCAGTGGTACGGCTTAGAGGTAGCCAGGTGAGCCAGATGGTCCTCGATGGCAAGAAGAATGCACTTGCTGTGCAGCGGGTTTCCGCTAACCTGGATGGTTACCTGTCCGCTTGTCAGCTTGGGATTACCATCACCGCACTCGGTATCGGGGCGCTTGCTGAACCGGCTTTTGAGCAGCTGCTGCTTCCACTGTTCGATATGGTGAATATCAGCCACAGCGTCAGTGAGCCTATTGCGTTCGCACTAGCCTTCATCATTGCTACCTTCCTGCACGTGGTTGTGGGTGAGCTTGCTCCGAAGACTGCAGCTATAAACATTCCGGAAAAAATCGGTCAATTTACTTCACCGCTGATTATTTGGTTCTACAAAATTCTTTACCCTTTGATTTGGATAATGAACGGCTCCGCCAATATGCTTGTCCGTCTGTTCGGGATGAAGCCGGCCAGTGAGCATGGTGATGCGCATTCCGAGGAAGAAATTCGTCTGATCCTCTCTGAGAGTTATGAGAACGGTAAGATCAACAAAGCTGAATACGGTTATGTGAACCGGATCTTTAATTTTGATGAAATGCTGGCCAAGGAAATTATGGTGCCGCGGACCGATATGATCTGCCTGTTCTCCAACCACTCATTAAAGGAGAATTTCGATATCATCCGCAAGGAACAATACACCCGCTTCCCGGTTGCAGATGGCAGTAAAGACAATATTATTGGCATGATCAACACGAAGCAGCTGTATTTACAATATGATAATGATCCTGATTTCGATTTCAAAAAGCTGATTTTGCCGCTGCTGACCGTATCCGAGGTTACACCGGTCAAAACCCTGCTGACCCGCATGCAGCTGGAGCGTGTGCACATTGCCCTGCTGCTGGATGAATATGGCGGTACCTCAGGTCTGATTACAATTGAAGACATTCTGGAAGAGATTGTCGGTGAGATTCGTGATGAGTTCGACGGGGATGAGAGAAGGAATGTGGAGAAGCTCAGCGATTCCCATTACCTCTTCGACGGCAAGGTTTCACTGCTTGAGATTAAACAGAAGGCCGGCATTGATTTGCATGATGACGAGGTAACGACTATCGGGGGCTGGCTGTACAGCCACTTGGACGAGCCGGCAATCGGCAAAAGCATTGACCATGAGCATATTACCCTTACGGTACGTGAAATGAATAAGAACCGTATCCGCAAGGTTGAGGTGCATATCGGTCAGAAAAATACGGCAGATTCGTCACAGCATCAGGAATAATCAGGCTCATAGTGAAGTAGAAGGATAATTTATAGTATGAATCATATAAACCTTATATAGAAGAAAGGCGCCCCTTTACAGGAGCGCCTTTGTTTTACCCATATTCGAACGGATCCGATTAACGGTTAAATAGAATTTCTCCCGTCAATTCTAACAGAACTACCGGCAGAAATTCCAGTTAATCAATAATCTTGCTCATATAATACTCGTCCACCCATTCTCCGCCGA of the Paenibacillus pedocola genome contains:
- a CDS encoding DEAD/DEAH box helicase — its product is MSDNPFYRLAPFIKEFIYKNRWETLREAQVDACRVLFDTPHHLLIASGTASGKTEAAFFPALTELYERPSGSVGILYIAPLKALINDQFTRLNDLLREGNIPVWHWHGDVPQADKMKLMQKPSGVLQITPESLEGLLMNRPNAIPALFHDLRFIIVDEVHAFMGADRGIQVLSQLARISRMAGCHPRRIGLSATLSDYASVTEWLAAGTRESVEVSAPQGGRKLRLSVEHFSFPDARDEVQAEHLERARQAYYGFIYDHTHLKKALVFTNSRTDAEETILEMRRMAAKRGERDVFHVHHGSISAMLREETEAALRQGPGPAVAAATLTLELGIDLGELERVLQLGAPYSCASFVQRLGRSGRRGDAASEMIFVTPEEEDEEAQLPARMPWTLLRAIAVIELYVREKWVEPLNVRQLPVGLLYHQTMSILKSMGEAEPEDLKEAVLSLPSFKGIDPADYDTFMEYMIGMGHIETMEEGTVLIGLAGEKIVNNFRFYAVFKDDEEHVVYNGTEEIGSITTVPPPGYCFTLAGKLWKIEEVDTRHKAVYVKSSRGKVDTLWLGAGGDVHTRIMAKIREVLGSTALYPYLAPSAAARLERARRLAKESGLLTREVLPAGGDSMFILPWAGSRQFRTLERLLKNNLKGRLGLRSIVPMEPYYMVVAGRTDAETLEEEIIAESTAATDPLSLLGPDEAPYLGKYDEFIPHDLLRKAFSLDGLDVPGLLSVLKEWKRGQ
- a CDS encoding ATP-binding protein, translated to MNELKIPKRMTTALVNSLTAGVVPRIGLEHIAVGRRPEVEAILRDMDNIAEGGSAFKLITGKFGSGKSFLLQIIRNYAMDRDFVVADADLSPERRLVGTKGQGLGTYRELMSHLSTRTRPDGGALEIMLQKWIVTLQQAVMKENGYLPDSPKLGEEVEQRIYTVASEMRGLVHGFDFAKVLAAYWNGHKLGEDELKQDALRWLRGEFATRTEARKALGVGVIIDDDNWYDYMKLWAEFTGAIGYKGLLLFIDEGVNLYKITNSISRQSNYEKLLTMFNDTMQGKAERLGIFIGGTPQFVEDGRRGLFSYEALRSRLVAGRYGAAGLNNFTGPIIALEMLSHEEILVLLQKLRDIHALHYGYEARLTQEQLVYFMEEAVGRLGADELLTPREVVRDFMDLLHTLSQHPEISFEKLVGERTSKPAAAEDNELDGLLAEFDL
- a CDS encoding TerB N-terminal domain-containing protein — protein: MTSDRNQPHFTELVWESTEQNVPIPPRSEVKSGMPIPTAAKPKKSSEDAVQIQLWDMDEKPEPVTTTESQFVARARELAGEKGPAALFVPFKSYWPTYGHMTGAQSRWYFFWRDEVRQGRYPKTDLSYIFLHVYELINGVGWTDPQDGYRQLGLIWEAYRDQYKRLDQYLGGWMADFAFVHKLEVPLSGIVARSRGLAGDLAEIELMRCLTAAPEQLTFEVLTVMSDYDISKSKFYMGEGKEAAERYIPLVVALIDAYVARKHGSNLVEMFPPGPAVMRERYLFRSAVYDISLYGYSVLVPVVRISKSPPLRSLITRLFRLTENKLRELMGYRGRLKDIKVDADMDELIGKYLQREFRKAEQEAKGPAVVIDQRKLEQLQNDSEVVRTLLTVEDTAEPENNNENDEPDIIEQQAIIPAEQVTGLEPDEPEAVADDMETVMAHTEAGDHPEWEQFNAELTPLQREAVLALAEEDGLLTVNKLAADAGTMPELLFDEINELAMNHLGDLLIDGERVADEWIPMLHYLMR
- a CDS encoding MFS transporter yields the protein MNQMTLLRDPKRRKLLLSAGLSWMFDAMDVGMISFVVAALAKEWELGPEKIGLLTSINSLGMAAGAAAAGILADRFGRKSVLLWTLLIFSLASGLSAFAAGFAILCVLRFIAGFGLGGELPVASTLVSESMPAAERGRAVVLLESFWAVGWIAAALIAYFVIPDYGWRVAFAIGAVPALYALYLRRAIEDSPRFAEMKKKAPVPLGKRIATVWSPEYRRSTIMLWILWFTVVFSYYGMFLWLPTVMVLKGFSLVKSFEYVLIMTLAQLPGYFTAAYFIEKFGRKFVLVIYLLLTAGSAAWFGNATTEGMLMAAGICLSFFNLGAWGGMYAYTPELYPTAIRSTGAGLATSFGRIGGILAPLLVGVLVGKSVGISSIFLLFFVTIVIGALAVLLLGKETKGIELD
- a CDS encoding DUF1836 domain-containing protein, with protein sequence MEAFTLSRKEMSGLLLSLTENGDRKPLRILQEAWTKFHQEEVQKGLSLPAFLSTDIPPILQKIIKGTRVKGLSLADIAALGHLIEYSTLSVTAMQNWVKRDFKEYLGSPREGKKYSVNQAALLFIIDDLKAVLDFESIRQLFRILFLKPERDDDDLVEPAELYYGYAELFEDLKTSPALQAQGIAERSAHKEYSWKTDRTISGFLEKRMDRLTHLTRSQKDAVQNMLMIAAISVQTCYFQSLARQYFNAALFLDF
- a CDS encoding hemolysin family protein — its product is MGIGLSLTLVAILIILTAFFVATEFAVVRLRGSQVSQMVLDGKKNALAVQRVSANLDGYLSACQLGITITALGIGALAEPAFEQLLLPLFDMVNISHSVSEPIAFALAFIIATFLHVVVGELAPKTAAINIPEKIGQFTSPLIIWFYKILYPLIWIMNGSANMLVRLFGMKPASEHGDAHSEEEIRLILSESYENGKINKAEYGYVNRIFNFDEMLAKEIMVPRTDMICLFSNHSLKENFDIIRKEQYTRFPVADGSKDNIIGMINTKQLYLQYDNDPDFDFKKLILPLLTVSEVTPVKTLLTRMQLERVHIALLLDEYGGTSGLITIEDILEEIVGEIRDEFDGDERRNVEKLSDSHYLFDGKVSLLEIKQKAGIDLHDDEVTTIGGWLYSHLDEPAIGKSIDHEHITLTVREMNKNRIRKVEVHIGQKNTADSSQHQE